The genomic region CTTCGATACAAGATTATTTTTGGATTATCTGAGATTACTGCATCAACACTTAGGTTCTCAAGTTTACATGCTGTAGCTGTGTCGTTAACTGTCCAAGCATAAACAATATAGTTATTACTATGCAGTGTATCTATAAGCCAATCCTCTATAAAAGCATAGTTTATTGAGACTCCATCAGCGAGGGAATCACTTATTATATCAATAATGCTTATTGGTAAGGAATCAATGCTTACTAGTGCTTTATAATTTGTAGTTTCCTTCACGTATCTAATGGCGAAATGGTCTTTGGAGGTGAAAATAATGCTGCGCGGAAGATTATTTAATTCTAAAATCCTAACTATGGTATTGATATCTTTTACGTCTAGAATCAGTTCTAAACCTCTCTTCCGTATAATTCCAAAAATATCTTCCAGCGATATGCTAAGTGATCTAATATATGGATCTCTATAGAAGAAACGGTAATCAATCCAGCCCATAATCTTACCTAGCAAACTAGGCCTCACTATCGGGCTAGGACCATGCATAATCATTACTCTATTATTTTTAACTGAAACATCCACTTCTAAGCCATCAATATTCTTAAGTGTCAAATACTTTTTCAATACTAGCTTATTATTAGCTCTATGGCCGTAAATCTTCATCAATATCTCCCAAACAAATATTCTCTCTTAAAGCGTCTTCGTAGACGCTACTGTGTTTTATCACTAGGTTTAAACCTCATTATTCCAATATTAATTATGCTGTATAATATGGCATTGTTAGGGAAACCTAACGGTGAAGCCTATGATCGGGTTGGAGAAAATAATAGAATATATATTATCGGAAACAGGATGCATACACCCATTCAAACTAAGCAGGATAATAGCGTTGGCAGAACTAGAATACTATGAAGAATACGGTGAGAGACTAACAAATGCTGAATACAAGGGTTTCGACAAGGTATTCTATATAGAAGGAGTTAAGGAGTTATTTGAAAACAATAAATGCTTTAATAGACGAGAAGGAGATCCGGAAAAAGGTATTAAAGGATGCGTCGAATACACCTGTCAAAAACCAGTTATTCCAGAAAAGTATAGGCAGTTCATTGATAAAGCAATAGCGCAGGCAAAGAATCTTAGAGATGAAGAACTTAATGAACTAGTATTTAGAAACTCATTATTCAATAAATTCTTACAATCAATGTAAGTCTTGAACGACAATCACATGCGAATGGTGGAAGAGATATGCGAAAACAAATAACTGTTACTGGGGGTAAGGGGGGACAGGTAAGAGCTTTGTAGCAACTAATTTAGCAGTCTTATTATCAGATAGATACCCCACTGTACTAGCCGATCTCGATCTAGAGGCCCCAAATGATCATATACTACTTGGAGTAGAGAAACTAGAGAACGAAGAACCTATCAAGGCATTCCTACCCTTCATAGATACGAAGAAATGTACAAGATGCGGTGTATGCGCGAAAATATGTGATACTGGAGCAATACTTATGCCACCAAATAGTCTCCCAGTAATATTTCCTAGATTATGTGGTGGATGCAAAGCATGCTACTATGCATGTCCCTACAATGCTATATTGAAGGGATACCATGTACTAGGCTATAGCTATGTGACAAAAGTCACCATAGATAATCATAGTTTCATACTTGTCACCGGCATATTGAGGGAAGGAGAAGAACATACCCCGCCAGCAGTGGTTGCTACTAAGAATAGAGCTAAAAAGATTGATCATGAATTAATGATTGTAGATACTGGGGCGGGAACAGGTAACCAGATATCAATAGCGCTTCAAGGATCAGATCTAGTCATAGCTGTAACTGAAGCAACCCCGCTGGGACTACATGATCTCGAATCAATATTGAAGGTTACAAGCGATATGGACTTAGAAACAATAGTTGTAATCAACAGGTATGGTTTAGGCAGAATCGACAAACACGTGGAGACTATGAAGAAATATAGTGTGAGAACGTATTTTAAAATACCATACCATGTCGATGCTGTTGAATCATATATTAAAGGAAAACCAATTGTTATATACAAGCCTGACTCAATTGTTTCTAAGAGCATTCATCAAATACATGAATACATTGTTAAGGAGTTGCTTGGGAAATGAGTAGTGGAGGACTCGAAATAGTTGTGGCAAGTGGTAAGGGAGGAGTTGGAAAATCAACAATAACATCTTCATTAGCACTAGTC from Staphylothermus marinus F1 harbors:
- a CDS encoding 4Fe-4S binding protein; this encodes MPPNSLPVIFPRLCGGCKACYYACPYNAILKGYHVLGYSYVTKVTIDNHSFILVTGILREGEEHTPPAVVATKNRAKKIDHELMIVDTGAGTGNQISIALQGSDLVIAVTEATPLGLHDLESILKVTSDMDLETIVVINRYGLGRIDKHVETMKKYSVRTYFKIPYHVDAVESYIKGKPIVIYKPDSIVSKSIHQIHEYIVKELLGK
- a CDS encoding glycerophosphodiester phosphodiesterase — translated: MKIYGHRANNKLVLKKYLTLKNIDGLEVDVSVKNNRVMIMHGPSPIVRPSLLGKIMGWIDYRFFYRDPYIRSLSISLEDIFGIIRKRGLELILDVKDINTIVRILELNNLPRSIIFTSKDHFAIRYVKETTNYKALVSIDSLPISIIDIISDSLADGVSINYAFIEDWLIDTLHSNNYIVYAWTVNDTATACKLENLSVDAVISDNPKIILYRRC